The following are encoded together in the Salvia hispanica cultivar TCC Black 2014 chromosome 6, UniMelb_Shisp_WGS_1.0, whole genome shotgun sequence genome:
- the LOC125193340 gene encoding DNA topoisomerase 1-like, whose product MCKKKGYVSKMLRAGNEKDDDEADTVGCCTLKVENVEPVPPNILKFDFLGKDSIRYQNEVEVEVAVFRAIQEFRNKKKGGDDIFDKLDTSKLNAHLKELMPGLTAKVFRTYNASITLDDMLSKETKGGEVAEKVVVYNHANKEVAIICNHQRTVSKSHSAQMTRLNEKIDELKNILEELRTDLARAKKGKPPLKGSDGKTKRNLNPDALEKKISQTTAKIEKMERDKDTKEDLKTVALGTSKINYLDPRITVAWCKRHEVPIEKIFNKSLLAKFAWAMDVEPSFRF is encoded by the exons ATGTGCAAG AAAAAAGGCTACGTGTCGAAAATGCTTAGGGCAGGCAATGAGAAG GATGATGATGAAGCTGATACAGTAGGTTGCTGTACGTTAAAAGTTGAAAATGTGGAACCAGTGCCTCCAAATATCTTGAAG TTTGATTTCCTTGGTAAAGATTCTATAAGGTATCAGAATGAAGTCGAGGTTGAAGTTGCTGTTTTCAGGGCAATTCAAGAGTTTCGAAATA AGAAAAAAGGCGGAGATGATATATTTGACAAACTTGATACTAGTAAACTGAATGCTCATCTAAAGGAATTGATGCCTGGTCTCACTGCTAAGGTCTTCCGTACATACAATGCATCTATTACATTGGATGACATG TTGAGCAAGGAAACAAAAGGTGGAGAAGTTGCTGAGAAAGTTGTTGTTTATAACCATGCAAACAAGGAG GTTGCCATCATTTGTAATCATCAACGGACTGTCTCGAAGTCCCACAGTGCTCAGATGACTCGCTTGAATGAAAAGATAGACGAACTAAAG aACATTTTGGAAGAATTGAGGACAGATTTGGCTAGGGCCAAAAAGGGGAAGCCCCCCTTGAAGGGTTCTGATGGGAAAACGAAGAGGAATCTAAATCCTGATGC ATTGGAGAAAAAGATATCTCAAACCACAgcaaagattgaaaaaatggaaagagatAAGGATACGAAAGAGGATCTAAAGACTGTAGCATTGGGCACGTCAAAGATCAACTATCTTGATCCTAGGATCACTGTTGCATGGTGCAAACGCCACGAAGTTCCTATCGAGAAG ATATTCAACAAGTCTCTACTGGCGAAATTCGCATGGGCAATGGACGTCGAGCCAAGTTTCAGATTCTAA
- the LOC125193076 gene encoding NADP-dependent malic enzyme: protein MESFLKEHRGGESVLDLSPRSTVGGGVEDVYGEDRASEDQLVTPWTVSVASGYSLLRDPHHNKGLAFTEKERDAHYLRGLLPPVVISQELQEKKLMHSIRQYQLPLHKYMAMMELEERNERLFYKLLIDNVEELLPVVYTPTVGEACQKYGSIFRRPQGLYISLKEKGKILEVLRNWPERSIQVIVVTDGERILGLGDLGCQGMGIPVGKLALYTALGGVRPSACLPITIDVGTNNETLLNDEFYIGLKQRRATGKEYYDLLEEFMTAVKQNYGEKVLVQFEDFANHNAFELLSKYGTTHLVFNDDIQGTASVVLAGLVASLKLLGGSLGDHTFLFLGAGEAGTGIAELIALEISKQTKAPLEETRKKIWLVDSKGLIVSSRKESLQHFKQPWAHEHEPCKNLLDAVKAIKPTTLIGTSGVGKQFTKEVVEAMAAFNKTPLIMALSNPTSQAECTAEEAYTWTEGRAIFSSGSPFDPVELNGKLHVPGQANNAYIFPGLGFGLVISGAIRVHDDMLLAASEALAGQVTQEHYDKGMIYPPFTNIRKISAHIAANVAAKAYELGLATRLPRPADLVKYAESCMFTPNYRSYR from the exons atggagagcTTTCTGAAGGAGCACAGGGGAGGGGAGTCGGTGCTGGACCTGAGCCCGAGATCCACCGTCGGCGGTGGAGTCGAAGATGTCTACGGCGAAGATCGCGCCTCCGAGGATCAGCTCGTCACTCCCTGGACCGTCTCCGTCGCCAG TGGGTATAGTCTGCTGAGAGATCCCCATCATAACAAGGGGCTTGCATTCACTGAGAAGGAGAGAGATGCGCATTACTTGCGTGGTCTTCTGCCTCCCGTTGTTATCTCCCAAGAGCTTCAG GAGAAAAAGTTGATGCATAGCATTCGCCAGTATCAGCTTCCCCTGCACAAGTACATGGCTATGATGGAGCTCGAG GAGAGGAACGAGAGATTGTTCTACAAGCTTCTCATTGATAATGTGGAGGAGCTACTCCCAGTTGTGTACACTCCAACAGTTGGCGAGGCGTGCCAAAAATATGGAAGTATCTTTAGGAGGCCTCAGGGTTTATATATAAGTTTAAAGGAAAA GGGGAAGATACTCGAGGTCCTTAGGAACTGGCCCGAGAGGTCAATTCAAGTCATTGTCGTCACTGATGGTGAGAGGATTTTGGGACTTGGTGATCTTGGCTGCCAG GGAATGGGAATACCGGTGGGGAAATTGGCATTATACACCGCTCTAGGAGGCGTCAGGCCTTCTGCG TGTTTGCCAATAACAATCGACGTTGGAACAAACAATGAGACGCTACTGAATGATGAATTCTACATTGGGCTCAAACAAAGACGGGCGACTGGAAAG GAATATTATGACCTTCTGGAAGAGTTCATGACTGCTGTGAAGCAAAATTATGGTGAAAAAGTTCTTGTACAG TTTGAAGATTTTGCCAACCACAATGCCTTTGAGCTCTTGTCCAAGTACGGGACCACTCACTTAGTCTTTAACGATGATATACAG GGGACCGCATCTGTGGTGCTTGCCGGCCTCGTTGCTTCGCTTAAGCTTCTTGGCGGCTCCTTGGGTGATCATACATTCTTGTTCCTCGGAGCTGGTGAG GCTGGAACTGGTATCGCTGAACTTATAGCGCTTGAAATATCAAAACAG ACCAAAGCTCCTTTGGAAGAAACACGTAAGAAGATTTGGCTTGTAGACTCAAAG ggATTGATTGTTAGTTCTCGTAAGGAATCTCTCCAGCACTTCAAGCAACCTTGGGCTCACGAGCATGAACCCTGTAAAAATCTCTTAGACGCTGTCAAG GCTATTAAACCAACAACTCTGATCGGAACTTCTGGTGTTGGAAAACAATTCACTAAGGAGGTGGTCGAGGCTATGGCCGCCTTCAACAAg ACGCCTCTTATCATGGCTCTCTCGAATCCTACCTCACAAGCCGAGTGCACTGCTGAAGAAGCTTATACTTGGACCGAG GGGCGTGCTATCTTTTCGAGCGGAAGTCCTTTCGACCCTGTAGAGTTGAACGGAAAACTCCATGTTCCTGGCCAG GCAAATAATGCTTATATCTTTCCCGGGCTTGGTTTCGGGTTGGTCATCTCTGGTGCAATCCGGGTGCATGACGACATGCTTCTAGCAGCTT CGGAGGCGTTGGCTGGTCAAGTGACGCAGGAACACTACGACAAAGGGATGATATATCCTCCATTCACGAATATCAGAAAGATCTCAGCTCATATCGCTGCGAATGTAGCTGCTAAGGCATATGAACTAG GTTTGGCGACGAGACTCCCTCGACCAGCGGACTTGGTTAAGTACGCCGAGAGCTGCATGTTCACACCAAACTACAGAAGCTACCGTTGA